ATGGGCCAGCGCCTTGTTGTCGCTGGCCAGGGCGGCGGCGGTGACCTGGGCGATCATGAAGCCGGAGTTGACCCCGCCGTTCTCCACCAGGAAAGGCGGCAACTGGGACATGTGCCTATCCATCATCAGCGAGATGCGCCGCTCGGACAGGGCGCCGATCTCGGCCAGGGCCAAAGCCAGGTTGTCGGCGGCCATGGCCACCGGCTCGGCGTGGAAGTTACCGCCGGAAATCACCTCGAACTCCTCGGCGAACACCAGCGGGTTATCGGAGACGGCATTGGACTCTACCTCCAGCACCTCGGCGGCCTGGCGCAACTGGGTCAGGCAGGCGCCCATCACCTGGGGCTGGCAGCGCAGCGAGTAAGGATCCTGCACCTTGTCGCAATTGCGGTGGGACTGGGCGATTTCGCTGGTCTCGGTGAGCAGCGCACGGTAGGCCGCCGCGGCATCGATCTGGCCGCGCTGCCCGCGGGCGGCATGGATGCGCGCATCGAAAGGCGCCCGCGAGCCGAGCATGGCCTCCACGCTGAGCCCACCGCAGACGGTGGCCGCGGCATAGAGATCCTCGGCCTCGAACAGGCCGCGCAAGGCATAGGCGGTGGAGACCTGGGTGCCGTTGAGCAGCGCCAGGCCTTCCTTGGCCGCCAGGGTCAGGGGTTCCAGCCCGGCTATCGCCAAGGCCTCGCTGGCCGGCAGCCACTGGCCACGATGGCGCGCCTTGCCCTCGCCCAGCAGCACCAGCGACAGATGCGCCAGGGGCGCCAGATCACCCGAGGCGCCCACCGAGCCTTTGAGCGGAATATGCGGATAGACCTCGGCGTTGATCAAAGCCACCAAGGCGTCGATCACCTGGCGGCGGATGCCGGAGAAGCCACGCGCCAGGCTGTTGACCTTGAGCCAGAGGATCAGCCGCACCAGGGCGTCGTCCAG
The window above is part of the Pseudomonas oryzihabitans genome. Proteins encoded here:
- the hutH gene encoding histidine ammonia-lyase, which produces MNTLTLQPGHLTLAQLREIHRQPVTLVLAEGAAAAIDASVGCVERILAEGRTAYGINTGFGLLASTRIAPHDLEKLQRSLVLSHAAGLGEPLDDALVRLILWLKVNSLARGFSGIRRQVIDALVALINAEVYPHIPLKGSVGASGDLAPLAHLSLVLLGEGKARHRGQWLPASEALAIAGLEPLTLAAKEGLALLNGTQVSTAYALRGLFEAEDLYAAATVCGGLSVEAMLGSRAPFDARIHAARGQRGQIDAAAAYRALLTETSEIAQSHRNCDKVQDPYSLRCQPQVMGACLTQLRQAAEVLEVESNAVSDNPLVFAEEFEVISGGNFHAEPVAMAADNLALALAEIGALSERRISLMMDRHMSQLPPFLVENGGVNSGFMIAQVTAAALASDNKALAHPASVDSLPTSANQEDHVSMAPNAGKRLWAMADNVRGILAIEWLGACQGLDFRTGLKTSPALERARGLLRAEVPYYQEDRFFAPDIERAVALLAGGCLNELVPARLLPSL